From a single Brassica oleracea var. oleracea cultivar TO1000 chromosome C5, BOL, whole genome shotgun sequence genomic region:
- the LOC106293625 gene encoding putative clathrin assembly protein At1g25240 gives MMKLWKRASGALKDRKSLFSISFSRKTSVRNPDLDSAIIHATSHDDLSVDYHNAHRVYKWVRSSPANLKPLVHALSSRVNRTRSWIVAVKALMLVHGVLCCKVTSLQEIRRLPFDLSDFSDGHSRPSKTWGFNAFIRAYFSFLDQYAFFFSEQIRGRGKKTQEDSVDQELERIQKLQSLLHMLLQIRPMAENMKKTLILEAMDCVVLEIFDVYGRICSAIAKLLIKIQPGAEKAEAVMALKVVKKATSQGGDLALYFEFCKEFGVSNAHDIPKFVRIPEEDIEAIEKAINGVEEKEETKDEQEEVEEEKSIILVERPEFKTIITDKWEVFEDDLCFTCKDIKETDQHREYNVDPSLLPLIVIDEPVYFTHTLPDLITF, from the coding sequence ATGATGAAGCTGTGGAAACGAGCTTCCGGTGCTCTCAAAGACCGTAAAAGCTTGTTTTCCATCAGCTTCTCCCGTAAAACCTCCGTCCGTAACCCTGATCTTGACTCCGCCATCATCCACGCAACCTCTCACGACGACTTATCCGTCGACTACCACAATGCTCACCGTGTCTACAAATGGGTCCGCTCCTCTCCCGCCAACCTCAAGCCCCTTGTTCACGCGCTTTCCTCTAGGGTTAACCGTACAAGAAGCTGGATCGTCGCCGTGAAAGCCCTAATGCTTGTCCACGGTGTCCTTTGCTGCAAAGTCACGTCCCTACAAGAGATACGTCGCCTCCCTTTCGACCTATCTGACTTCTCCGATGGTCATTCACGTCCAAGCAAGACTTGGGGTTTCAACGCTTTTATCCGAGCCTACTTCTCGTTTCTTGACCAGTACGCTTTCTTCTTTTCCGAACAAATACGTGGTCGTGGCAAAAAAACTCAGGAAGATTCTGTTGACCAAGAGCTGGAGAGGATCCAGAAGCTTCAGTCTCTTCTCCATATGCTACTCCAGATCCGTCCCATGGCTGAGAACATGAAGAAGACGCTTATCCTTGAAGCCATGGACTGCGTAGTCCTCGAGATCTTTGACGTTTATGGAAGAATCTGCAGTGCCATCGCCAAGCTTCTGATCAAGATCCAGCCAGGTGCTGAAAAAGCTGAAGCTGTGATGGCTCTCAAGGTTGTAAAGAAGGCTACATCTCAAGGAGGAGACCTAGCTCTCTACTTTGAGTTCTGCAAAGAGTTTGGTGTCTCAAATGCTCACGACATCCCTAAGTTTGTCAGAATCCCCGAAGAAGACATTGAAGCAATCGAGAAAGCCATTAACGGAGTCGAAGAGAAAGAGGAGACAAAGGACGAGCAAGAGGAAGTAGAGGAAGAAAAGAGTATCATATTAGTGGAGAGACCAGAGTTCAAGACAATCATAACCGATAAATGGGAAGTTTTCGAAGATGACTTGTGTTTCACATGTAAGGATATTAAAGAAACTGACCAACATAGAGAGTACAACGTGGATCCGAGTCTGCTGCCTCTTATAGTTATTGATGAGCCAGTTTACTTCACTCACACGTTACCGGATTTAATAACCTTCTAA
- the LOC106344588 gene encoding uncharacterized protein At4g04775-like, protein MTSSSSSSSKSTARRSVHGVPKKCWCVKGLSIWASETKENSFRRFYRCEITLQRKSESHLFKWEDEAIPDEVSMVEAKVLDLVHDFQSLSKSVAQSIDEATRQFKEDMDATLNSNMKTTLLSNNGPVHNFGAAVGIVLAIACLYWKLL, encoded by the exons ATGACCAGTTCGTCTTCTTCAAGCTCCAAATCCACTGCCCGTAGGTCCGTTCACGGCGTCCCAAAAAAATGTTGGTGTGTGAAAGGACTCAGCATCTGGGCTTCAGAAACCAAGGAGAACTCATTCCGAAGATTTTACCGCTGCGAAATCACCCTACAG AGGAAATCTGAGTCCCACCTCTTTAAGTGGGAAGACGAAGCAATACCTGATGAAGTTAGTATGGTGGAGGCCAAAGTCTTGGATCTCGTCCACGACTTTCAGTCCCTCTCGAAGAGC GTGGCCCAATCTATAGATGAAGCAACTCGACAGTTCAAAGAAGACATGGATGCTACTCTCAATTCAAACATGAAAACAACACTTCTCAGCAACAATGGACCGGTTCATAACTTCGGAGCTGCTGTTGGCATTGTGTTAGCTATCGCATGCCTCTATTGGAAGCTCCTCTGA
- the LOC106343720 gene encoding anthranilate synthase beta subunit 1, chloroplastic: MAASTFHKSSSCLLQPKPGSTTRLDPSSLVQPCPNPTRVSVLGKSRRYVVTKASIEMSQSNSTPSSSVVVNSSSKQHKGGGPIIVIDNYDSFTYNLCQYLGEVGCHFEVYRNDELTVEELKRKNPRGVLISPGPGTPQDSGISLQTVLELGPHVPLFGVCMGLQCIGEAFGGKIVRSPYGVMHGKSSMVHYDEKGEEGLFSGLSNPFLVGRYHSLVIEKDTFPSDELEVTAWTEDGLVMAARHRKHKHIQGVQFHPESIITTEGKTIVRNFIKLVEKKEAEKFT, translated from the exons ATGGCGGCTAGTACATTCCACAAGTCTTCTTCTTGTCTTCTCCAACCCAAGCCCGGATCAACCACACGCCTAGACCCTTCCTCTCTCGTCCAGCCCTGTCCGAATCCGACCA GAGTTTCGGTGTTGGGGAAGAGTCGTAGATATGTCGTTACGAAAGCTTCGATTGAAATGTCGCAATCGAACTCGACACCTTCTTCTTCCGTTGTTGTCAATTCATCTAGTAAGCAGCACAAGGGTGGTGGTCCCATCATCGTGATTGATAATTACGACAGCTTCACCTACAATCTCTGTCAG TATCTGGGAGAGGTAGGATGCCATTTTGAAGTTTACCGCAACGACGAACTTACAGTAGAGGAGCTGAAAAG GAAAAATCCAAGAGGGGTTCTGATTTCTCCTGGGCCTG GTACCCCACAAGACTCTGGGATTTCCTTGCAAACTGTTTTGGAACTTGGACCACATGTTCCTTTGTTTGGAGTGTGTATGGGTTTGCAGTGTATAGGAGAAGCATTTGGAG GAAAGATCGTGCGGTCACCATATGGTGTAATGCATGGGAAAAGCTCTATGGTTCACTATGATGAGAAAGGAGAAGAAGGCTTGTTCTCTGGTTTATCCAA CCCTTTCCTTGTAGGTAGATATCACAGCCTCGTGATTGAGAAAGATACGTTTCCCAGTGATGAACTCGAGGTTACTGCGTGGACAGAAGATGGTTTGGTTATGGCAGCAAGACACAGGAAGCACAAGCATATACAG GGAGTTCAGTTTCATCCGGAGAGTATTATAACAACGGAAGGCAAGACAATTGTCCGCAATTTCATCAAACTTGTAGAGAAAAAAGAGGCTGAGAAGTTTACTTAG